CAGACCGCCGTGGCCTCGGTGAAGCCGCAGGTGGCGATCGCCGTGGACGTGGGGATCGCGCACGACACGCCGGGCTCGATGGGCGACGGGGACGAGAAGCTGGGCGCCGGCGTGGGCATCCTGGTCTACGACGCCACCCTGATCCCGAACGTCGGACTCCGCGACCTGGCCGTCGAGATCTGCGAGAAGCAGAAGATCCCGTTCCATCTCGGGACGGTGGAGCGCGGCGGCACCGACGCGGGCCGCTTCCACGTGTACGACACGGGAATCCCGTCGCTCGTCATCTTCATTCCGACCCGGTACATCCACAGCCACGCGACGATCATGGACCGCAAGGACTACGACGCGGGCGTGCGGCTCCTGGTCGAGCTGGCCAAGCGTCTCGACGCCAAAACGGTGGGAGGGCTCTGATGCCCAGCGCGAGGAGATTCCTGGCGGAGTTCCTGGGTACCTTCGGACTCGTCCTGTTCGGAGCGGGAGCGATTCTCCAGCAGCAGATGACGCAGACCGTGGGCACGACGGGGATCGCGGTGGCGCACGGCCTCGCGATCATGGTCGGCATCTACGCGCTGGGACACATCTCCGGCGGCCACTTCAATCCGGCCGTGAGCTTCGCCATGTTCCTCACGCGCCGCCTCTCGGCGGGGATGACGCTGCTCTACTGGGTGGCCCAGTTGGCCGGAGCCGTGGTCGCGGCCTGGATCCTGGCCGTGGCCTACCACAACGGGGCGGCCGACGCGCATCTCGGCGCTCCGGTGGCCGATCCCTCGATCCGGCCCTCCCTGGCCGCGCTCCTCGAGGGGATCGCCGCCTTCATGCTGGTGCTCGTGGTCTTCGGCTCCGCCGTGGACCCCCGAGCTCCCAAGGGCTTCTACGGCCTCGCGATCGGACTCACCCTGACGGCGAACATCCTGATGGGCGGGGTTCTAACCGGTATGGCCTTCAACCCCGCGCGCGCCTTCGGGCCCGCCCTGGTGGCGGGCTTCTGGCAGGACCAGTGGGTATACTGGGTGGGGCCGCTCCTAGGGGGCGGGGTGGCCGGCATCCTCTACGATCGTTTCTTTCTCGAGCGCGCCTGAGCCGTACCCGCGCGCGGGGTGAAGATGGACCCGCAGCGTGAATTGCAGCGCGACCTCGCTCCGCGCATCGCGGGCGAGGTTCGCACCGATCCGATCACCCTCGCTCTCTTCGCGACGGCGGCCTGCATCTTCCGCAGGAAGCCGCTAGCCGTCGTGTCCCCCCGGTCGACCTCGGACGTCGCGGCCGTCATGGCATTCGCCTCCGAGCACGGGATCCCGGTCACGCCCCGCGGCGGGGGCTCTTCGCTCGCCGGCGCGGCGCTGGGGCCCGGGATCATCCTCGACTTCTCGGCGCACATGCACCACGTGCTCGAGGTGGATCCCGGCCAGCGGCGCGTGCGCGTGGAGCCGGGCGCGATCCACACGCGCGTGCAGCGCGCGGCCGCGCCCTACGGCCTGCGCCTGGGTCCCGATCCCTCGTCGGGGGATTTCTGCACCATCGGCGGAAACATCGGAACGAACGCCGCCGGCGCCCACACGCTTCGCCACGGCACGACCAAGGATCATCTCGAGGCGCTCACCGTCGTGCTCCACGACGGGGCCGTGGTCCGCCTGGGCGAGGGCGCCTCGGGAGACGAGCCCTCGGCCTGGACGCGCACGGCCGAGCACCTGACCGAGATCCTTCGCGCCGGAGCGCCGCGGTTCTTGCCGGAGCGCCCCCGCGCGAACAAGAACTCCTGCGGCTACGACCTCTGGGGCGCGTGGAGCCCCGGGGACCAAGTCTCCTCCATCGAGCCGCGCTTCGATCCGATCCGGCTCCTGTGCGGGTCCGAGGGGACGCTCGGCATCGTGACCGAGGCGACGATGCGCCTCGTCCCGAAGCCCTTGGCCACCGCGGTCGCGCTCCTCTACTTCGCCTCGTGGCACGAAGCGACGGAGGCGGTGCTCGAGGCGCGGCGCGCGGGCGCCTCGGCGATCGAGGCGATGGACCACACCTTCCTCGAGTTCGTGAAGAAGGACCGCCCCGACCTCCGCGACCTGATCCCCGACCGGTTCGAGGCGGGGCTTCTGGTCGAGTTCGAGGGCGCGGCGGACGAGGAGGCGCGGACCGGCCTGGCCGCGATCGAGGAGTGGGTCGCGGCGCGCCCGGGGAAGGTGCTCGATTTCCGCGCCGCGCGCGACGCGGCCGAGCGGGCGGCGCTCTGGAGCGTCCGGCGGGCCGCCCTGCCGCTGGTCTACCGCGCCGAGCCGGTCGAGCGGCCGATGAACTTCATCGACGACACCGCCGTCCCCGCCGAGGCGCTCGGCGAGTACATCGGCGGGCTCCGCTCCATCTTCGCCAAGCACCGGACCCGCTACGTCGTCTTCGGCCACGCGGGGAACGGGAACGTGCATGTCGTGCCGCTGCTGGATCCGCACGAGGCCACCTTCGTCCCGCGCATGGCCGCGATGGCCGAGGACGCCTTCGAGCTGACGTGGCGTCTCGGGGGGACCATCACCGGGGAGCACGGCGACGGCGTGCTCCGGGCGCCCTATCTGCGCCGGCAGTATCCCGAGTCGTACGACGTGATGGCCGAGATCAAGCGCGCGCTCGATCCCCGCGGCATCTTGAATCCCGGCTCGGTCATCTCGGATGCCGCGACCTTCCCGGGCGACTCGCTCCGCTACACCAACGAGTACGTCGCGACCGGCACCGTCTTCGACGAGCCCGACTACCGGGCGATGATCGAGCACTGCCACGGCTGCGGCACCTGCCGCGACTACTGCCCGGTCGGAAGCACGACGCTGATCGAGCCGCACGCCGCGCGCGCCAAGGCCTCGCTCCTGATGGAGCTGATCCGGGGCGCGCTCCATCCCGACATGCTGACCGACAAGCCCTTCAAGGAGGTCATGGACTCCTGCTTCAACTGCAAGCTCTGCCTGAGCGAGTGCCCGAGCCAGGTGGACATCCCGGGGCTGGCGGTGGCCGCCCGGCGCGCGTTCGTGGA
Above is a genomic segment from Candidatus Binatia bacterium containing:
- a CDS encoding MIP family channel protein gives rise to the protein MPSARRFLAEFLGTFGLVLFGAGAILQQQMTQTVGTTGIAVAHGLAIMVGIYALGHISGGHFNPAVSFAMFLTRRLSAGMTLLYWVAQLAGAVVAAWILAVAYHNGAADAHLGAPVADPSIRPSLAALLEGIAAFMLVLVVFGSAVDPRAPKGFYGLAIGLTLTANILMGGVLTGMAFNPARAFGPALVAGFWQDQWVYWVGPLLGGGVAGILYDRFFLERA
- a CDS encoding FAD-linked oxidase C-terminal domain-containing protein, translated to MDPQRELQRDLAPRIAGEVRTDPITLALFATAACIFRRKPLAVVSPRSTSDVAAVMAFASEHGIPVTPRGGGSSLAGAALGPGIILDFSAHMHHVLEVDPGQRRVRVEPGAIHTRVQRAAAPYGLRLGPDPSSGDFCTIGGNIGTNAAGAHTLRHGTTKDHLEALTVVLHDGAVVRLGEGASGDEPSAWTRTAEHLTEILRAGAPRFLPERPRANKNSCGYDLWGAWSPGDQVSSIEPRFDPIRLLCGSEGTLGIVTEATMRLVPKPLATAVALLYFASWHEATEAVLEARRAGASAIEAMDHTFLEFVKKDRPDLRDLIPDRFEAGLLVEFEGAADEEARTGLAAIEEWVAARPGKVLDFRAARDAAERAALWSVRRAALPLVYRAEPVERPMNFIDDTAVPAEALGEYIGGLRSIFAKHRTRYVVFGHAGNGNVHVVPLLDPHEATFVPRMAAMAEDAFELTWRLGGTITGEHGDGVLRAPYLRRQYPESYDVMAEIKRALDPRGILNPGSVISDAATFPGDSLRYTNEYVATGTVFDEPDYRAMIEHCHGCGTCRDYCPVGSTTLIEPHAARAKASLLMELIRGALHPDMLTDKPFKEVMDSCFNCKLCLSECPSQVDIPGLAVAARRAFVEKKGMPLRNWVLGNSSRVARVASVAPGLVNAAIGNPAERAARESVGKIAGKLDLPRFRRSFRVGDEGSKRALALPLMPAESPGGATPPGIAGEGLGPGAHAPGSNHHARLGPLPPRQVPITKKVAYFAGCFARFHDPEGEAAATVKVLEANGVEVVVPDQRCCGIALITMGA